Proteins found in one Patescibacteria group bacterium genomic segment:
- a CDS encoding DUF87 domain-containing protein, producing the protein MIFEPSKIEKAEILKKERLSPEEKKRKETEEEMKDKEMIEMERALQEGLVSVRDLIAPAAMQVTPDHLILGNKYVRTLFVTAYPRYIAIGWFAPIINFNAPMDIAMFFYPVHASIILKQLQKRVGILYAEIEMEREKGLPRDPIKETALRDIEKLRDDLTQGVEHFFQFALYVTLYADSLKDLDLLTEKIEGIFGSKLVYSKRVFYQAEQGFNSTLPLGNDELMIAFNMHSSPCASSFPFISADVTSDRGILYGINRHNNSLILFDRFSLENYNSVIFATSGAGKSYCVKLEVLRSMMMGIDVIIIDPEREYKHLSEAVGGTYIDVSLASESKINPFDLPRPKRGVELKVADIIRSAVVVLKGLLKIMIGVPGEKGQKIFTPEEDSLLDRALLETYAKKDIVPGCDLNKVEMPTLSDLQEILEGMAGGENLAQRLKKYTEGTFAGLLNHQTNVELDNQLVVFSVRDLEDELRPMAIYTIVNYIWNVVRSELKKRILVIDEAWWLMQHEDSARFIFSLVKRCRKYYLGVTTITQDVNDFLVSDYGRAIVTNSALRILFKQTPAAIDIVAKTFMLTEGEKYLLLECGVGEGIFFAGARHAAMQVVASYTEDQLITSDPRQLLEIEQAKREYAEGLETEP; encoded by the coding sequence AGTGACCCCTGATCATTTGATTTTAGGTAACAAATATGTTCGCACCCTTTTTGTCACTGCCTATCCCCGATATATTGCCATTGGTTGGTTTGCTCCAATTATCAATTTTAACGCGCCGATGGATATTGCTATGTTTTTTTACCCGGTACACGCCTCGATTATTTTAAAACAATTACAAAAAAGAGTCGGCATTCTCTATGCTGAAATTGAAATGGAAAGAGAAAAAGGCTTACCGCGCGATCCGATTAAAGAAACAGCTCTAAGGGATATTGAGAAATTGCGAGACGATTTAACTCAAGGAGTGGAACATTTCTTTCAATTTGCTTTATACGTCACTCTTTATGCCGATTCTTTAAAGGACTTGGATTTACTAACGGAAAAAATCGAGGGCATTTTCGGTTCAAAACTGGTTTATAGTAAAAGAGTTTTTTACCAAGCCGAACAAGGATTCAACTCGACCCTCCCATTAGGTAATGACGAGTTAATGATTGCTTTTAATATGCACTCTTCGCCCTGTGCCTCTTCTTTTCCTTTTATTTCCGCTGATGTTACCTCTGATCGTGGTATTCTTTACGGCATTAATCGTCATAATAATAGTTTAATTCTTTTTGATCGTTTTTCCTTAGAAAATTATAATTCAGTCATTTTTGCCACTTCAGGGGCAGGGAAAAGTTATTGTGTTAAATTAGAGGTTTTGCGTTCAATGATGATGGGTATTGATGTTATTATTATTGATCCGGAAAGAGAATATAAACATCTATCTGAAGCGGTAGGTGGTACCTACATTGATGTTTCCTTGGCTTCAGAGAGCAAAATTAATCCCTTTGATTTACCTCGACCAAAAAGAGGTGTAGAGTTAAAAGTCGCTGATATTATTCGCTCGGCCGTTGTTGTTTTAAAAGGTTTATTGAAAATTATGATCGGCGTACCCGGAGAGAAGGGACAAAAAATTTTCACCCCTGAGGAAGATTCTTTACTTGACCGGGCTTTATTAGAGACTTATGCCAAAAAAGATATTGTTCCGGGCTGCGATTTAAATAAAGTGGAAATGCCAACCCTTTCTGACCTTCAAGAGATTTTGGAAGGAATGGCTGGTGGCGAAAATCTAGCACAACGATTAAAAAAATATACCGAGGGCACCTTTGCTGGCCTTTTGAATCATCAAACCAATGTTGAGCTTGATAATCAATTGGTCGTTTTCTCTGTTCGTGATTTGGAAGACGAATTAAGGCCAATGGCTATTTATACCATTGTTAATTATATTTGGAACGTTGTCCGCTCAGAACTAAAAAAAAGGATTTTGGTTATTGATGAGGCTTGGTGGTTAATGCAACATGAAGATTCGGCCCGCTTTATCTTTTCTTTAGTCAAAAGATGTCGAAAATATTATCTAGGAGTGACGACTATTACGCAAGATGTTAATGATTTTCTTGTTTCTGACTACGGCCGAGCCATTGTCACCAATTCAGCCTTAAGAATTCTTTTCAAACAAACACCGGCGGCTATTGATATTGTTGCAAAAACTTTTATGTTAACAGAGGGAGAAAAATATTTACTTTTAGAATGTGGAGTGGGTGAGGGAATTTTCTTTGCCGGGGCTAGACATGCGGCTATGCAGGTTGTTGCTTCTTATACTGAAGACCAGCTTATTACTTCTGACCCACGTCAACTTTTAGAAATTGAGCAAGCAAAAAGAGAATATGCGGAAGGTTTAGAGACAGAGCCTTAA